From Macaca mulatta isolate MMU2019108-1 chromosome 3, T2T-MMU8v2.0, whole genome shotgun sequence, the proteins below share one genomic window:
- the HSPB1 gene encoding heat shock protein beta-1: MTERRVPFSLLRGPSWDPFRDWYPHSRLFDQAFGLPRLPEEWSQWLGGSSWPGYVRPLPPAAIESPAVAAPAYSRALSRQLSSGVSEIRHTADRWRVSLDVNHFAPDELTVKTKDGVVEITGKHEERQDEHGYISRCFTRKYTLPPGVDPTQVSSSLSPEGTLTVEAPMPKLATQSNEITIPVTFESRAQLGGPEAAKSDETAAK; encoded by the exons ATGACCGAGCGCCGCGTCCCCTTCTCGCTCCTGCGGGGCCCCAGCTGGGATCCCTTCCGCGACTGGTACCCGCACAGCCGCCTCTTCGACCAGGCCTTCGGGCTGCCCCGGCTGCCCGAGGAGTGGTCGCAGTGGTTGGGCGGCAGCAGCTGGCCAGGCTACGTGCGCCCCCTGCCCCCCGCCGCGATCGAGAGCCCCGCGGTGGCCGCGCCCGCCTACAGCCGCGCGCTCAGCCGGCAGCTCAGCAGCGGGGTCTCGGAGATCCGGCACACGGCCGACCGCTGGCGCGTGTCCCTGGATGTCAACCACTTCGCCCCGGACGAGCTAACGGTTAAGACCAAGGATGGCGTGGTGGAGATCACCG GCAAGCACGAGGAGCGGCAGGACGAGCATGGCTACATCTCCCGGTGCTTCACGCGGAAATACAC GCTGCCCCCCGGTGTGGACCCCACCCAGGtctcctcctccctgtcccctgAGGGCACACTGACCGTGGAAGCCCCCATGCCCAAGCTAGCCACACAGTCCAACGAGATCACCATCCCGGTCACCTTCGAGTCGCGGGCCCAGCTTGGGGGCCCAGAAGCTGCAAAATCTGACGAGACTGCCGCCAAGTAA